One segment of Sesamum indicum cultivar Zhongzhi No. 13 linkage group LG4, S_indicum_v1.0, whole genome shotgun sequence DNA contains the following:
- the LOC105160942 gene encoding uncharacterized protein At2g39795, mitochondrial: protein MALNNAIRRTTSRIVHLAFRASAVREGYLLRHHHSSALFATVNSRVADLSRNLLQRSIPSLFHQYSTNPSSDESLLRVIESEIQCAVESQEEDQAEEVPQGFPFKIEDHPGQQTITLTREYQGETISVEVHMPDLVTGEENDDDDEEGEERGNQSSIPLVVRISKKSGPCLEFGCTAYPDEIAIDSLSVKDPENSEDQIAYEGPDFADLDENLQKAFHKYLELRGIKPSTTNFLHGYMVDKDSREYISWLKNLQKFIQA from the exons ATGGCACTCAACAACGCGATTAGAAGAACTACTTCAAGAATTGTACATTTGGCCTTCCGGGCTTCCGCCGTAAGAGAAGGGTACCTCCTCCGCCACCACCATAGCTCAGCCCTCTTCGCCACCGTCAACAGCCGCGTGGCGGACCTCTCACGAAATCTCCTTCAGAGGTCAATTCCGTCGTTATTCCACCAGTACTCAACCAATCCCAGTTCCGATGAGTCGCTCCTCCGCGTCATAGAGTCCGAGATTCAGTGCGCCGTCGAGTCTCAGGAAGAGGATCag GCTGAGGAAGTTCCACAGGGATTCCCCTTTAAAATTGAAGACCATCCTGGACAGCAGACTATAACACTAACCAGAGAATATCAAGGTGAAACCATAAGTGTTGAAGTTCACATGCCTGATCTTGTTACTGGTGAGGAGAAcgacgatgatgatgaggaagGAGAGGAAAGGGGCAACCAATCTAGTATTCCACTGGTGGTTAGAATCTCCAAGAAGAGTGGTCCTTGTCTGGAGTTTGGTTGTACTGCATACCCTGATGAGATAGCGATTGACAGCTTATCCGTGAAGGATCCTGAAAATTCTGAGGATCAGATAGCATATGAAGGGCCTGACTTTGC GGATTTAGACGAGAATTTGCAGAAGGCTTTCCATAAGTATCTGGAGCTTAGAGGAATCAAACCCAGCACTACCAATTTCTTACACGGGTACATGGTCGACAAGGACAGCAGAGAATACATTAGTTGGCTGAAGAACCTCCAGAAGTTTATTCAGGCGTAA
- the LOC105160943 gene encoding CASP-like protein 5B1: MKEVFGSPGKKSGLILRIGQCVFAAASIAVMASASGFSTTTAFCYLIASMGLQVLWSFGLVCLDIHALRFNKDLHTNIIVSLFVVGDWVTATLSLAAACSSAGVMVLFTRDTNICRVDANLSCDMFQISIAFAFAAWFLLAISSYVMFWLVASI, from the exons ATGAAGGAGGTGTTTGGAAGTCCAGGTAAAAAGAGTGGGCTGATATTAAGGATAGGACAGTGTGTGTTTGCAGCTGCTTCAATTGCGGTCATGGCTTCTGCTTCCGGCTTCTCTACTACTACCGCCTTTTG CTACTTAATTGCATCAATGGGGCTTCAGGTTTTGTGGAGCTTTGGACTTGTGTGCCTCGACATACATGCTTTGAGGTTCAACAAGGATCTGCATACTAACATCATTGTCAGCTTGTTCGTCGTTGGTGATTGG GTGACTGCTACTCTATCCCTGGCAGCCGCATGCTCGTCTGCAGGCGTTATGGTGCTCTTCACTAGAGATACCAATATCTGCAGGGTGGATGCCAATTTGTCGTGTGATATGTTTCAGATATCCATAGCTTTTGCTTTTGCCGCATGGTTTCTTCTTGCCATATCTTCTTATGTCATGTTTTGGCTTGTGgcttcaatttaa